Genomic DNA from Limanda limanda chromosome 8, fLimLim1.1, whole genome shotgun sequence:
tgtttaaagtatatAAGCATTTGAGCaatttgtggttgttttgaaaACAATCATAAAGCATCTATGGGTTATATTGAATAGAGTATTTCACAGATAATTGGGCTGGGACCCGAgtaccaaaacaaaaaaaaatacataacgTATACATGACTACAATGTAATCTAATTGTAGTCATGTATACGTTTCTAAAACATACCGTAAACAAAAAGGAACATGGTAGATTTATTTGAGAGCTGCTATATTTGTACTGTATGTACCTGAGGGGCTGAACTCGGCAGGCTGTCACCACTCACGCCACTCAAATAAACACCTCATTTCCCAGAAGCCTTTAGGGTACCAGGAAGCTGACGTAACATGACGCAGCACCCAAAACAACCAATGAGATGAGAGAAAGATCGCTAACACGCATTGTGATTGGTCACTGCAGACACCTGAGGGGCCGAACTCGGCAGGGCTGTCACCACTCACGCCACTGCCTCAAATAAACACTTCATTTCCCAGAAACCTTTGAGGTACGAGGAAGCTGACGTATCGTGACGCAACGCCCAAGACAACCAATGAGACGAGAGAAAGAACGCACACACGCATTGTGATTGGTCAGTGCAAACGTCAGTTCGGCTCAGTCCGGAACACTCGACGCTGCAGGTGGACGTCGGTACTTAGATTTTTCTGATAGTTTACTGCTGCTCCaattaaacccccccccccccccacatgctGCTATCACCGGCTTGTTATGGTCGCTTCTTCCGGTTAAGGAGTATTACCGGTGCCCTGCGTCACTCAGCGAGTCCACGCCGCCGCTTCACACCGACACTGAACACCCGCCGTCCTCTGCTCCTCGCCCGGACACTCTCGATGCACTCCGGTGGAAAAGCAGCAACCAGCCGCGGAGGTCGCGATGAGCCGggccctggaggagctggaggcccgGAGCTCTGCGGCAACATCCCCTCCATCATCACGGAAGACACGGGTCCCCCGCTGGCGAGGAGACGCCAAGAAGTCGTGGTGGACGAGAAAAACTTAAGGACCCCGAGTCCTCTGTTCGACGCCAGCGGGGACGACGACTCCGAGGCCGAGTCGTTCCGGGGCGGGAGGTCTGAAGACGTGGACCGGGACACCCGGAGCAGGGCGTTCGCCTGGTGCCGGGACTTTCTGTCCGGGTCGTGGAAGACGATCCCAGAGGAGGATTTTGAGATCAGCATCGTCAGGTGAATAATAAATAGCGACGATGTAAACAGCACTGCAGTGTCCTTGTAATGATGGAGGAGCGTTTTGAAGTCAACTATTGTGTCGACCCTGTATTGACCGTCATTTCCTGTCCACTGttattatttatacaaacaataatcataatcataattaaACGGGAACAAAAGGAGCCAGGACACTAGATCCATAAATCAAACCAGTAGGGGAAGAAACATGTCAATACGCATTTGTCTTGCTATTATTATAAGAGTGCATTTTAGGGATTTAACAAATAACGTAACCTCATTAATAACACAGGTAAAAGACGTCTGGTTATTTGTTCATTTGCTACAATAGATAATGATATTTaccaatagtaataataatcatgtcAGACATGGTAGAATTAAAGTTACCCATGGAAATACATACAGGAGACATGTTAAAGTGATGTAGCATGTGCCTGTGGACATGATCATTGCAGGATATGGCCTTAGTTATAGGGATTTTACCCCCAAAATAGAAAATGTTGTATAACATGAGTTCCTGATGACTAATAATCTTTCTGTAGACTCTTTGATAAGTATTTATGGTCCCAGATTGGAGCCACTATCTTTATGGTTGTTCTGCTGATGTTTTAATCTTTTTGGGTCATATTTTCTTATGTAATGAGCTGTATCCCTAACACTATGGGAGACTTCAAATTTGAACGTGTATGTGGAGACACATCACGACTgcttgctgtcctggctcctaaatggtggaatgagcttcCCATTGACATcgggacagcagaaagtctatacatcttccgccgcaaactaaaaacacacctcttccaaCTATACCtcgaataaaagtttaaactaacaatttagtagcacttaaatgccacttacttatagcacttggGTGTTGTGTGTTGAACCTGTTCTGTGTTAACTTGCCAAGAGCTAAACCAAAACACAACAGCCTCCTAAGACAAATCTACATGTTGTTTGTCTTCTGATCTTCCTGAGAGGTGGCCTGTGGGGTCAGGTTAACCTTCCTCTGAAATGATAACACTGCTGTTCTGGTTTTTGCAGTGGTGGACTGAGTAATCTGCTGTATCTGTGTACATTGCCTGAGCATGTGAACTCGGTGGGAGAGGAACCTCGCCAGGTGCTCCTCAGGATCTACGGTGCCATCCTACAGGTTGGTGTGTTTCAAAGAAATCATATTATTCCATGACCCCGTGTGGCTGCACATATTTAATAATCATGGTGGGGAAATGAAAATCAGATCAAATGACATTAAAAGCATTTTGAAAATGATGATATTTTGTCTGACATTCAGTCTTGTCTCTGTCACAGGGGGTGGACTCTCTGGTGTTGGAGAGTGTGATGTTTGCCATCCTGGCAGAACGAACGCTGGGGCCAAAACTTTATGGCATCTTTCCTGAGGGACGCTTGGAACAATACCTTCCAgtatgaagcacacacacaagaaataaACTGTCTCTGTTGTTTCACACTCCTGTCATCTTCAGCCAAATCATACAAGCACAATTGACATCATGTTATTTTGGATGTTAATGTGTTATAAAGGCCCACAAAAAGCCAATCCATTTGGGTAACAATAATAaatggtgataggacaatgcacagtggagttatgacaacatcgtctcctttggcgaaggatgaaccttcgccatacctcaatgtttacacggtttatGAGAATGTCCCAATTCttagagacagaaagagagagagacgtcaccttttcAAGACATCAAAGATTtctttgatctatgaccactgacactgtcccTGCAGGActggagttgtttgttgacgGCTCAGCATCAGTGGATTCATGCATGTATGTCCGAGAttcagaacatcgtgttttaatggcgtgtaatcaaactttgacaccacgccacggtcacacagtgtgacaAAAAATCGATCTTTTAGTTAGTTTGAATCttcatcttgttgagatgacactcatctaaatttgaagttgatctgatgaaagccctgggacaagttagtcaaagtaaaaatgtgaaaaatggccactaaatgctaaatggcgggcttcctgttgcgtttcttcataatgccccttgagacttttttgtttgtctggtcatgatacacctgtgtaacCCCATTAGGTTTGTGGAGATTCCAAGGTTCTGCTGCCGTTGCTTGACCTATAGTTCATAATGTTCAGGAAGCATTTACAGATGTATTGTAATTTCTCTGTATCTCTGTTCTCCCAGAATACCCGCATGAACACAGAACAACTTTCAGATCCTGTCGTCTCAGCTGAGCTCGCAACCAAGGTGGCACGTTTCCATGAGATGGTTATGCCCTTTAACAAAGAGCCTAAGTGGCTGTTTGGGACCATTGACAAGTAAGGACCCCCTAAGTAGCACTCTCTTTCTAATACTAGAACTTTTTTCTACTTATTTGTATCGTCTACTTTATTTCTTTTAGATACATGGATCAAGTGGTGAAGCTTAAGTTTGTCCGGGAAGCACATGTGAAGAAATTCAAGAGGCTGATGAAGTTAGACCTgcctgctgagctgcagagccTCCGGTGAGTCCTGCACAAGCCTCAGAAGCCCAAATTCTGTATGTTGCATGGAGTGtctttatatgtatttttatagaTAAAGCAGCTATTAAGATGTTATAGGCATAAAAGGTGGGATGAAACCTCTTGTGTCCCCTGGCCCCTCTTATCAATACCAAGTAGTGTCAGTGAGAGACAGAAAGCGAGGAGAAAATAGCAGAACGATGATGCAATCCATATTGCTCAAGCCATGGGTGCTTACATGTCGTTCCATC
This window encodes:
- the chkb gene encoding choline/ethanolamine kinase, producing the protein MLLSPACYGRFFRLRSITGALRHSASPRRRFTPTLNTRRPLLLARTLSMHSGGKAATSRGGRDEPGPGGAGGPELCGNIPSIITEDTGPPLARRRQEVVVDEKNLRTPSPLFDASGDDDSEAESFRGGRSEDVDRDTRSRAFAWCRDFLSGSWKTIPEEDFEISIVSGGLSNLLYLCTLPEHVNSVGEEPRQVLLRIYGAILQGVDSLVLESVMFAILAERTLGPKLYGIFPEGRLEQYLPNTRMNTEQLSDPVVSAELATKVARFHEMVMPFNKEPKWLFGTIDKYMDQVVKLKFVREAHVKKFKRLMKLDLPAELQSLRALLAETPSPVVFCHNDVQEGNILILDGSGQSSTDRLMLIDFEYSSYNYRGFDFGNHFCEWMYDYTYNQWPFYKASPENYPTREQQLHFFRSYLSERRKYADIPEDQTTIEEDMIIEANRYALASHFLWALWSIIQAKISKIEFGYMDYAQVRLDAYFKQKKLFS